One Choloepus didactylus isolate mChoDid1 chromosome 8, mChoDid1.pri, whole genome shotgun sequence DNA window includes the following coding sequences:
- the SOAT2 gene encoding sterol O-acyltransferase 2 isoform X10, with protein MALPSAYCLRLLGCDPEPSQFRTQKPSLGKQKVFIIRKSLLDELMEIQHFRTIYHMFIAGLCVFIISTLAIDFIDEGRLVLELDLLIFSFGQLPLTLVTWVPMFLSTLLAPYQALRLWARPRAGGAWTLGAGLGCVLLAVHTAVLGALPLHVAVKQELPPASRCILVFEQGLERGSKEMQTTWALLNKYNPTPRRVTEASQVRFLMKSYSFLREAVPRILQARGGEIQAPSFSSYLYFLFCPTLIYRDNYPRTPHIRWNYVAKNFAQALGCVLYACFILSRLCVPVFANMSREPFSTRALVLSILHATLPGIFMLLLIFFAFLHCWLNAFAEMLRFGDRMFYRDWWNSTSFSNYYRTWNVVVHDWLYSYVYQDGLWLLGGRARGAAMLGVFLVSALVHEYIFCFVLGFFYPVMLMLFLVIGGPLNFAMHDRHTGPAWNVLMWTLLFLGQGIQVSLYCQEWYARRHCPLPQFPDDIIKFSACKAWTRAPPSVLPDLTLSQGSLEYMTPPRNPKD; from the exons ATGGCCCTGCCCTCTGCTTATTGCCTTCGTCTTCTGGGTTGTGACCCTGAACCGTCTCAATTCAGGACCCAAAAGCCATCCTTGGGGAAACAGAAAGTTTTCATCATCCGCAAGTCCCTGCTTGA TGAGCTGATGGAGATCCAGCATTTCCGCACCATCTACCACATGTTCATTGCCGGCCTGTGTGTCTTCATCATCAGCACCCTGGCCATCGACTTCATCGATGAGGGCAG GCTGGTGCTGGAGTTGGACCTACTGATCTTCAGCTTCGGACAGCTGCCTTTGACGCTGGTGACATGGGTCCCCATGTTCCTGTCCACTCTGCTGGCCCCCTACCAGGCCCTGCGGCTGTGGGCGAGGCCCCGGGCGGGGGGCGCCTGGACCCTGGGGGCGGGGCTGGGCTGCGTGCTGCTGGCCGTCCACACCGCGGTGCTCGGCGCCCTCCCGCTCCACGTGGCTGTGAAGCAGGAGCTCCCGCCGGCCTCCCGCTGTATCCTAGTCTTTGAGCAG GGACTTGAGAGAGGCTCGAAGGAAATGCAAACGACATGGGCGCTGCTAAACAAATATAATCCAACTCCGCGGAGAGTCACAGAGGCTTCGCAG GTCAGGTTCCTGATGAAAAGCTACTCCTTCCTGAGAGAGGCTGTGCCTAGAATTCTTCAGGCCAGGGGAG GTGAGATCCAGGCCCCCAGTTTCTCCAGCTACCTCTACTTCCTCTTCTGCCCCACACTCATCTACAGGGATAATTACCCCAG GACACCCCACATCAGGTGGAATTATGTGGCCAAGAACTTTGCCCAG gccctgggctgtgTGCTCTATGCCTGCTTCATCCTGAGCCGCCTCTGTGTCCCTGTCTTTGCCAACATGAGCCGGGAGCCCTTCAGCACCCGTGCCCTGGTGCTCTCGATTCTGCATGCCACCTTGCCGG GCATCTTCATGCTCCTGCTAATCTTCTTCGCCTTCCTCCACTGCTGGCTCAACGCTTTTGCGGAGATGCTGCGATTTGGAGACAGGATGTTCTACCGG GACTGGTGGAACTCAACATCCTTCTCCAACTACTACCGCACGTGGAATGTGGTGGTCCACGATTGGCTGTACAGCTATGTGTATCAGGATGGGCTATGG CTCCTTGGTGGCCGGGCCAGAGGGGCAGCCATGTTGGGCGTGTTTCTGGTTTCTGCGTTGGTTCATGAGTACATCTTCTGCTTCGTCCTGGGGTTCTTCTACCCCGTCATGCTGATGCTCTTCCTTGTCATTGGAG GGCCCCTGAACTTCGCAATGCATGACCGGCACACGGGTCCAGCATGGAACGTGCTAATGTGGACCCTGCTCTTTCTGGGCCAGGGCATCCAGGTCAGCCTGTACTGCCAGGAATGGTATGCACGGCGgcactgccccctgccccag TTTCCAGATGACATCATCAAGTTCTCTGCCTGCAAAGCCTGGACCAGGGCTCCTCCCTCTGTACTCCCAGACCTGACTCTGAGTCAGGGAAGTCTGGAATACATGACTCcaccaaggaatcccaaggactGA
- the SOAT2 gene encoding sterol O-acyltransferase 2 isoform X11 produces MEIQHFRTIYHMFIAGLCVFIISTLAIDFIDEGRLVLELDLLIFSFGQLPLTLVTWVPMFLSTLLAPYQALRLWARPRAGGAWTLGAGLGCVLLAVHTAVLGALPLHVAVKQELPPASRCILVFEQGLERGSKEMQTTWALLNKYNPTPRRVTEASQVRFLMKSYSFLREAVPRILQARGGEIQAPSFSSYLYFLFCPTLIYRDNYPRTPHIRWNYVAKNFAQALGCVLYACFILSRLCVPVFANMSREPFSTRALVLSILHATLPGIFMLLLIFFAFLHCWLNAFAEMLRFGDRMFYRDWWNSTSFSNYYRTWNVVVHDWLYSYVYQDGLWLLGGRARGAAMLGVFLVSALVHEYIFCFVLGFFYPVMLMLFLVIGGPLNFAMHDRHTGPAWNVLMWTLLFLGQGIQVSLYCQEWYARRHCPLPQFPDDIIKFSACKAWTRAPPSVLPDLTLSQGSLEYMTPPRNPKD; encoded by the exons ATGGAGATCCAGCATTTCCGCACCATCTACCACATGTTCATTGCCGGCCTGTGTGTCTTCATCATCAGCACCCTGGCCATCGACTTCATCGATGAGGGCAG GCTGGTGCTGGAGTTGGACCTACTGATCTTCAGCTTCGGACAGCTGCCTTTGACGCTGGTGACATGGGTCCCCATGTTCCTGTCCACTCTGCTGGCCCCCTACCAGGCCCTGCGGCTGTGGGCGAGGCCCCGGGCGGGGGGCGCCTGGACCCTGGGGGCGGGGCTGGGCTGCGTGCTGCTGGCCGTCCACACCGCGGTGCTCGGCGCCCTCCCGCTCCACGTGGCTGTGAAGCAGGAGCTCCCGCCGGCCTCCCGCTGTATCCTAGTCTTTGAGCAG GGACTTGAGAGAGGCTCGAAGGAAATGCAAACGACATGGGCGCTGCTAAACAAATATAATCCAACTCCGCGGAGAGTCACAGAGGCTTCGCAG GTCAGGTTCCTGATGAAAAGCTACTCCTTCCTGAGAGAGGCTGTGCCTAGAATTCTTCAGGCCAGGGGAG GTGAGATCCAGGCCCCCAGTTTCTCCAGCTACCTCTACTTCCTCTTCTGCCCCACACTCATCTACAGGGATAATTACCCCAG GACACCCCACATCAGGTGGAATTATGTGGCCAAGAACTTTGCCCAG gccctgggctgtgTGCTCTATGCCTGCTTCATCCTGAGCCGCCTCTGTGTCCCTGTCTTTGCCAACATGAGCCGGGAGCCCTTCAGCACCCGTGCCCTGGTGCTCTCGATTCTGCATGCCACCTTGCCGG GCATCTTCATGCTCCTGCTAATCTTCTTCGCCTTCCTCCACTGCTGGCTCAACGCTTTTGCGGAGATGCTGCGATTTGGAGACAGGATGTTCTACCGG GACTGGTGGAACTCAACATCCTTCTCCAACTACTACCGCACGTGGAATGTGGTGGTCCACGATTGGCTGTACAGCTATGTGTATCAGGATGGGCTATGG CTCCTTGGTGGCCGGGCCAGAGGGGCAGCCATGTTGGGCGTGTTTCTGGTTTCTGCGTTGGTTCATGAGTACATCTTCTGCTTCGTCCTGGGGTTCTTCTACCCCGTCATGCTGATGCTCTTCCTTGTCATTGGAG GGCCCCTGAACTTCGCAATGCATGACCGGCACACGGGTCCAGCATGGAACGTGCTAATGTGGACCCTGCTCTTTCTGGGCCAGGGCATCCAGGTCAGCCTGTACTGCCAGGAATGGTATGCACGGCGgcactgccccctgccccag TTTCCAGATGACATCATCAAGTTCTCTGCCTGCAAAGCCTGGACCAGGGCTCCTCCCTCTGTACTCCCAGACCTGACTCTGAGTCAGGGAAGTCTGGAATACATGACTCcaccaaggaatcccaaggactGA
- the SOAT2 gene encoding sterol O-acyltransferase 2 isoform X2 translates to MEAREAHLRRRRGLEREEDPPSEEGNTELDSAPDLVQWTRHMEAVKTQLLEGALRQLTELLDQAVWEAVQSYPPQGRPLPSIPPDSLSKTQKPSLGKQKVFIIRKSLLDELMEIQHFRTIYHMFIAGLCVFIISTLAIDFIDEGRLVLELDLLIFSFGQLPLTLVTWVPMFLSTLLAPYQALRLWARPRAGGAWTLGAGLGCVLLAVHTAVLGALPLHVAVKQELPPASRCILVFEQGLERGSKEMQTTWALLNKYNPTPRRVTEASQVRFLMKSYSFLREAVPRILQARGGEIQAPSFSSYLYFLFCPTLIYRDNYPRTPHIRWNYVAKNFAQALGCVLYACFILSRLCVPVFANMSREPFSTRALVLSILHATLPGIFMLLLIFFAFLHCWLNAFAEMLRFGDRMFYRDWWNSTSFSNYYRTWNVVVHDWLYSYVYQDGLWLLGGRARGAAMLGVFLVSALVHEYIFCFVLGFFYPVMLMLFLVIGGPLNFAMHDRHTGPAWNVLMWTLLFLGQGIQVSLYCQEWYARRHCPLPQFPDDIIKFSACKAWTRAPPSVLPDLTLSQGSLEYMTPPRNPKD, encoded by the exons ATGGAGGCCAGGGAGGCCCATTTGCGGAGGAGACGAGGGCTGGAAAGAGAGGAGGACCCACCCTCTGAAGAAG GAAACACTGAGCTGGACAGCGCCCCAGACTTGGTGCAATGGACCCGACATATGGAG GCTGTGAAGACACAGTTGCTAGAAGGAGCACTGAGACAGTTGACGGAGCTGCTGGATCAGGCTGTGTGGGAGGCTGTCCAATCCTATCCACCACAGGGCAGACCCCTGCCTTCCATTCCCCCAGATTCCTTGAGCAA GACCCAAAAGCCATCCTTGGGGAAACAGAAAGTTTTCATCATCCGCAAGTCCCTGCTTGA TGAGCTGATGGAGATCCAGCATTTCCGCACCATCTACCACATGTTCATTGCCGGCCTGTGTGTCTTCATCATCAGCACCCTGGCCATCGACTTCATCGATGAGGGCAG GCTGGTGCTGGAGTTGGACCTACTGATCTTCAGCTTCGGACAGCTGCCTTTGACGCTGGTGACATGGGTCCCCATGTTCCTGTCCACTCTGCTGGCCCCCTACCAGGCCCTGCGGCTGTGGGCGAGGCCCCGGGCGGGGGGCGCCTGGACCCTGGGGGCGGGGCTGGGCTGCGTGCTGCTGGCCGTCCACACCGCGGTGCTCGGCGCCCTCCCGCTCCACGTGGCTGTGAAGCAGGAGCTCCCGCCGGCCTCCCGCTGTATCCTAGTCTTTGAGCAG GGACTTGAGAGAGGCTCGAAGGAAATGCAAACGACATGGGCGCTGCTAAACAAATATAATCCAACTCCGCGGAGAGTCACAGAGGCTTCGCAG GTCAGGTTCCTGATGAAAAGCTACTCCTTCCTGAGAGAGGCTGTGCCTAGAATTCTTCAGGCCAGGGGAG GTGAGATCCAGGCCCCCAGTTTCTCCAGCTACCTCTACTTCCTCTTCTGCCCCACACTCATCTACAGGGATAATTACCCCAG GACACCCCACATCAGGTGGAATTATGTGGCCAAGAACTTTGCCCAG gccctgggctgtgTGCTCTATGCCTGCTTCATCCTGAGCCGCCTCTGTGTCCCTGTCTTTGCCAACATGAGCCGGGAGCCCTTCAGCACCCGTGCCCTGGTGCTCTCGATTCTGCATGCCACCTTGCCGG GCATCTTCATGCTCCTGCTAATCTTCTTCGCCTTCCTCCACTGCTGGCTCAACGCTTTTGCGGAGATGCTGCGATTTGGAGACAGGATGTTCTACCGG GACTGGTGGAACTCAACATCCTTCTCCAACTACTACCGCACGTGGAATGTGGTGGTCCACGATTGGCTGTACAGCTATGTGTATCAGGATGGGCTATGG CTCCTTGGTGGCCGGGCCAGAGGGGCAGCCATGTTGGGCGTGTTTCTGGTTTCTGCGTTGGTTCATGAGTACATCTTCTGCTTCGTCCTGGGGTTCTTCTACCCCGTCATGCTGATGCTCTTCCTTGTCATTGGAG GGCCCCTGAACTTCGCAATGCATGACCGGCACACGGGTCCAGCATGGAACGTGCTAATGTGGACCCTGCTCTTTCTGGGCCAGGGCATCCAGGTCAGCCTGTACTGCCAGGAATGGTATGCACGGCGgcactgccccctgccccag TTTCCAGATGACATCATCAAGTTCTCTGCCTGCAAAGCCTGGACCAGGGCTCCTCCCTCTGTACTCCCAGACCTGACTCTGAGTCAGGGAAGTCTGGAATACATGACTCcaccaaggaatcccaaggactGA
- the SOAT2 gene encoding sterol O-acyltransferase 2 isoform X7: protein MEAREAHLRRRRGLEREEDPPSEEGNTELDSAPDLVQWTRHMEVRGIKVRGQNGQLLQWQEAGAVKTQLLEGALRQLTELLDQAVWEAVQSYPPQGRPLPSIPPDSLSKLVLELDLLIFSFGQLPLTLVTWVPMFLSTLLAPYQALRLWARPRAGGAWTLGAGLGCVLLAVHTAVLGALPLHVAVKQELPPASRCILVFEQGLERGSKEMQTTWALLNKYNPTPRRVTEASQVRFLMKSYSFLREAVPRILQARGGEIQAPSFSSYLYFLFCPTLIYRDNYPRTPHIRWNYVAKNFAQALGCVLYACFILSRLCVPVFANMSREPFSTRALVLSILHATLPGIFMLLLIFFAFLHCWLNAFAEMLRFGDRMFYRDWWNSTSFSNYYRTWNVVVHDWLYSYVYQDGLWLLGGRARGAAMLGVFLVSALVHEYIFCFVLGFFYPVMLMLFLVIGGPLNFAMHDRHTGPAWNVLMWTLLFLGQGIQVSLYCQEWYARRHCPLPQFPDDIIKFSACKAWTRAPPSVLPDLTLSQGSLEYMTPPRNPKD, encoded by the exons ATGGAGGCCAGGGAGGCCCATTTGCGGAGGAGACGAGGGCTGGAAAGAGAGGAGGACCCACCCTCTGAAGAAG GAAACACTGAGCTGGACAGCGCCCCAGACTTGGTGCAATGGACCCGACATATGGAGGTGAGGGGCATCAAGGTCAGAGGTCAAAATGGACAGCTCCTACAGTGGCAGGAGGCAGGG GCTGTGAAGACACAGTTGCTAGAAGGAGCACTGAGACAGTTGACGGAGCTGCTGGATCAGGCTGTGTGGGAGGCTGTCCAATCCTATCCACCACAGGGCAGACCCCTGCCTTCCATTCCCCCAGATTCCTTGAGCAA GCTGGTGCTGGAGTTGGACCTACTGATCTTCAGCTTCGGACAGCTGCCTTTGACGCTGGTGACATGGGTCCCCATGTTCCTGTCCACTCTGCTGGCCCCCTACCAGGCCCTGCGGCTGTGGGCGAGGCCCCGGGCGGGGGGCGCCTGGACCCTGGGGGCGGGGCTGGGCTGCGTGCTGCTGGCCGTCCACACCGCGGTGCTCGGCGCCCTCCCGCTCCACGTGGCTGTGAAGCAGGAGCTCCCGCCGGCCTCCCGCTGTATCCTAGTCTTTGAGCAG GGACTTGAGAGAGGCTCGAAGGAAATGCAAACGACATGGGCGCTGCTAAACAAATATAATCCAACTCCGCGGAGAGTCACAGAGGCTTCGCAG GTCAGGTTCCTGATGAAAAGCTACTCCTTCCTGAGAGAGGCTGTGCCTAGAATTCTTCAGGCCAGGGGAG GTGAGATCCAGGCCCCCAGTTTCTCCAGCTACCTCTACTTCCTCTTCTGCCCCACACTCATCTACAGGGATAATTACCCCAG GACACCCCACATCAGGTGGAATTATGTGGCCAAGAACTTTGCCCAG gccctgggctgtgTGCTCTATGCCTGCTTCATCCTGAGCCGCCTCTGTGTCCCTGTCTTTGCCAACATGAGCCGGGAGCCCTTCAGCACCCGTGCCCTGGTGCTCTCGATTCTGCATGCCACCTTGCCGG GCATCTTCATGCTCCTGCTAATCTTCTTCGCCTTCCTCCACTGCTGGCTCAACGCTTTTGCGGAGATGCTGCGATTTGGAGACAGGATGTTCTACCGG GACTGGTGGAACTCAACATCCTTCTCCAACTACTACCGCACGTGGAATGTGGTGGTCCACGATTGGCTGTACAGCTATGTGTATCAGGATGGGCTATGG CTCCTTGGTGGCCGGGCCAGAGGGGCAGCCATGTTGGGCGTGTTTCTGGTTTCTGCGTTGGTTCATGAGTACATCTTCTGCTTCGTCCTGGGGTTCTTCTACCCCGTCATGCTGATGCTCTTCCTTGTCATTGGAG GGCCCCTGAACTTCGCAATGCATGACCGGCACACGGGTCCAGCATGGAACGTGCTAATGTGGACCCTGCTCTTTCTGGGCCAGGGCATCCAGGTCAGCCTGTACTGCCAGGAATGGTATGCACGGCGgcactgccccctgccccag TTTCCAGATGACATCATCAAGTTCTCTGCCTGCAAAGCCTGGACCAGGGCTCCTCCCTCTGTACTCCCAGACCTGACTCTGAGTCAGGGAAGTCTGGAATACATGACTCcaccaaggaatcccaaggactGA
- the SOAT2 gene encoding sterol O-acyltransferase 2 isoform X1: MEAREAHLRRRRGLEREEDPPSEEGNTELDSAPDLVQWTRHMEVRGIKVRGQNGQLLQWQEAGAVKTQLLEGALRQLTELLDQAVWEAVQSYPPQGRPLPSIPPDSLSKTQKPSLGKQKVFIIRKSLLDELMEIQHFRTIYHMFIAGLCVFIISTLAIDFIDEGRLVLELDLLIFSFGQLPLTLVTWVPMFLSTLLAPYQALRLWARPRAGGAWTLGAGLGCVLLAVHTAVLGALPLHVAVKQELPPASRCILVFEQGLERGSKEMQTTWALLNKYNPTPRRVTEASQVRFLMKSYSFLREAVPRILQARGGEIQAPSFSSYLYFLFCPTLIYRDNYPRTPHIRWNYVAKNFAQALGCVLYACFILSRLCVPVFANMSREPFSTRALVLSILHATLPGIFMLLLIFFAFLHCWLNAFAEMLRFGDRMFYRDWWNSTSFSNYYRTWNVVVHDWLYSYVYQDGLWLLGGRARGAAMLGVFLVSALVHEYIFCFVLGFFYPVMLMLFLVIGGPLNFAMHDRHTGPAWNVLMWTLLFLGQGIQVSLYCQEWYARRHCPLPQFPDDIIKFSACKAWTRAPPSVLPDLTLSQGSLEYMTPPRNPKD; this comes from the exons ATGGAGGCCAGGGAGGCCCATTTGCGGAGGAGACGAGGGCTGGAAAGAGAGGAGGACCCACCCTCTGAAGAAG GAAACACTGAGCTGGACAGCGCCCCAGACTTGGTGCAATGGACCCGACATATGGAGGTGAGGGGCATCAAGGTCAGAGGTCAAAATGGACAGCTCCTACAGTGGCAGGAGGCAGGG GCTGTGAAGACACAGTTGCTAGAAGGAGCACTGAGACAGTTGACGGAGCTGCTGGATCAGGCTGTGTGGGAGGCTGTCCAATCCTATCCACCACAGGGCAGACCCCTGCCTTCCATTCCCCCAGATTCCTTGAGCAA GACCCAAAAGCCATCCTTGGGGAAACAGAAAGTTTTCATCATCCGCAAGTCCCTGCTTGA TGAGCTGATGGAGATCCAGCATTTCCGCACCATCTACCACATGTTCATTGCCGGCCTGTGTGTCTTCATCATCAGCACCCTGGCCATCGACTTCATCGATGAGGGCAG GCTGGTGCTGGAGTTGGACCTACTGATCTTCAGCTTCGGACAGCTGCCTTTGACGCTGGTGACATGGGTCCCCATGTTCCTGTCCACTCTGCTGGCCCCCTACCAGGCCCTGCGGCTGTGGGCGAGGCCCCGGGCGGGGGGCGCCTGGACCCTGGGGGCGGGGCTGGGCTGCGTGCTGCTGGCCGTCCACACCGCGGTGCTCGGCGCCCTCCCGCTCCACGTGGCTGTGAAGCAGGAGCTCCCGCCGGCCTCCCGCTGTATCCTAGTCTTTGAGCAG GGACTTGAGAGAGGCTCGAAGGAAATGCAAACGACATGGGCGCTGCTAAACAAATATAATCCAACTCCGCGGAGAGTCACAGAGGCTTCGCAG GTCAGGTTCCTGATGAAAAGCTACTCCTTCCTGAGAGAGGCTGTGCCTAGAATTCTTCAGGCCAGGGGAG GTGAGATCCAGGCCCCCAGTTTCTCCAGCTACCTCTACTTCCTCTTCTGCCCCACACTCATCTACAGGGATAATTACCCCAG GACACCCCACATCAGGTGGAATTATGTGGCCAAGAACTTTGCCCAG gccctgggctgtgTGCTCTATGCCTGCTTCATCCTGAGCCGCCTCTGTGTCCCTGTCTTTGCCAACATGAGCCGGGAGCCCTTCAGCACCCGTGCCCTGGTGCTCTCGATTCTGCATGCCACCTTGCCGG GCATCTTCATGCTCCTGCTAATCTTCTTCGCCTTCCTCCACTGCTGGCTCAACGCTTTTGCGGAGATGCTGCGATTTGGAGACAGGATGTTCTACCGG GACTGGTGGAACTCAACATCCTTCTCCAACTACTACCGCACGTGGAATGTGGTGGTCCACGATTGGCTGTACAGCTATGTGTATCAGGATGGGCTATGG CTCCTTGGTGGCCGGGCCAGAGGGGCAGCCATGTTGGGCGTGTTTCTGGTTTCTGCGTTGGTTCATGAGTACATCTTCTGCTTCGTCCTGGGGTTCTTCTACCCCGTCATGCTGATGCTCTTCCTTGTCATTGGAG GGCCCCTGAACTTCGCAATGCATGACCGGCACACGGGTCCAGCATGGAACGTGCTAATGTGGACCCTGCTCTTTCTGGGCCAGGGCATCCAGGTCAGCCTGTACTGCCAGGAATGGTATGCACGGCGgcactgccccctgccccag TTTCCAGATGACATCATCAAGTTCTCTGCCTGCAAAGCCTGGACCAGGGCTCCTCCCTCTGTACTCCCAGACCTGACTCTGAGTCAGGGAAGTCTGGAATACATGACTCcaccaaggaatcccaaggactGA
- the SOAT2 gene encoding sterol O-acyltransferase 2 isoform X6: MEAREAHLRRRRGLEREEDPPSEEGNTELDSAPDLVQWTRHMEAVKTQLLEGALRQLTELLDQAVWEAVQSYPPQGRPLPSIPPDSLSKTQKPSLGKQKVFIIRKSLLDELMEIQHFRTIYHMFIAGLCVFIISTLAIDFIDEGRLVLELDLLIFSFGQLPLTLVTWVPMFLSTLLAPYQALRLWARPRAGGAWTLGAGLGCVLLAVHTAVLGALPLHVAVKQELPPASRCILVFEQVRFLMKSYSFLREAVPRILQARGGEIQAPSFSSYLYFLFCPTLIYRDNYPRTPHIRWNYVAKNFAQALGCVLYACFILSRLCVPVFANMSREPFSTRALVLSILHATLPGIFMLLLIFFAFLHCWLNAFAEMLRFGDRMFYRDWWNSTSFSNYYRTWNVVVHDWLYSYVYQDGLWLLGGRARGAAMLGVFLVSALVHEYIFCFVLGFFYPVMLMLFLVIGGPLNFAMHDRHTGPAWNVLMWTLLFLGQGIQVSLYCQEWYARRHCPLPQFPDDIIKFSACKAWTRAPPSVLPDLTLSQGSLEYMTPPRNPKD; this comes from the exons ATGGAGGCCAGGGAGGCCCATTTGCGGAGGAGACGAGGGCTGGAAAGAGAGGAGGACCCACCCTCTGAAGAAG GAAACACTGAGCTGGACAGCGCCCCAGACTTGGTGCAATGGACCCGACATATGGAG GCTGTGAAGACACAGTTGCTAGAAGGAGCACTGAGACAGTTGACGGAGCTGCTGGATCAGGCTGTGTGGGAGGCTGTCCAATCCTATCCACCACAGGGCAGACCCCTGCCTTCCATTCCCCCAGATTCCTTGAGCAA GACCCAAAAGCCATCCTTGGGGAAACAGAAAGTTTTCATCATCCGCAAGTCCCTGCTTGA TGAGCTGATGGAGATCCAGCATTTCCGCACCATCTACCACATGTTCATTGCCGGCCTGTGTGTCTTCATCATCAGCACCCTGGCCATCGACTTCATCGATGAGGGCAG GCTGGTGCTGGAGTTGGACCTACTGATCTTCAGCTTCGGACAGCTGCCTTTGACGCTGGTGACATGGGTCCCCATGTTCCTGTCCACTCTGCTGGCCCCCTACCAGGCCCTGCGGCTGTGGGCGAGGCCCCGGGCGGGGGGCGCCTGGACCCTGGGGGCGGGGCTGGGCTGCGTGCTGCTGGCCGTCCACACCGCGGTGCTCGGCGCCCTCCCGCTCCACGTGGCTGTGAAGCAGGAGCTCCCGCCGGCCTCCCGCTGTATCCTAGTCTTTGAGCAG GTCAGGTTCCTGATGAAAAGCTACTCCTTCCTGAGAGAGGCTGTGCCTAGAATTCTTCAGGCCAGGGGAG GTGAGATCCAGGCCCCCAGTTTCTCCAGCTACCTCTACTTCCTCTTCTGCCCCACACTCATCTACAGGGATAATTACCCCAG GACACCCCACATCAGGTGGAATTATGTGGCCAAGAACTTTGCCCAG gccctgggctgtgTGCTCTATGCCTGCTTCATCCTGAGCCGCCTCTGTGTCCCTGTCTTTGCCAACATGAGCCGGGAGCCCTTCAGCACCCGTGCCCTGGTGCTCTCGATTCTGCATGCCACCTTGCCGG GCATCTTCATGCTCCTGCTAATCTTCTTCGCCTTCCTCCACTGCTGGCTCAACGCTTTTGCGGAGATGCTGCGATTTGGAGACAGGATGTTCTACCGG GACTGGTGGAACTCAACATCCTTCTCCAACTACTACCGCACGTGGAATGTGGTGGTCCACGATTGGCTGTACAGCTATGTGTATCAGGATGGGCTATGG CTCCTTGGTGGCCGGGCCAGAGGGGCAGCCATGTTGGGCGTGTTTCTGGTTTCTGCGTTGGTTCATGAGTACATCTTCTGCTTCGTCCTGGGGTTCTTCTACCCCGTCATGCTGATGCTCTTCCTTGTCATTGGAG GGCCCCTGAACTTCGCAATGCATGACCGGCACACGGGTCCAGCATGGAACGTGCTAATGTGGACCCTGCTCTTTCTGGGCCAGGGCATCCAGGTCAGCCTGTACTGCCAGGAATGGTATGCACGGCGgcactgccccctgccccag TTTCCAGATGACATCATCAAGTTCTCTGCCTGCAAAGCCTGGACCAGGGCTCCTCCCTCTGTACTCCCAGACCTGACTCTGAGTCAGGGAAGTCTGGAATACATGACTCcaccaaggaatcccaaggactGA